The following coding sequences lie in one Notolabrus celidotus isolate fNotCel1 chromosome 20, fNotCel1.pri, whole genome shotgun sequence genomic window:
- the micall2a gene encoding MICAL-like protein 2a gives MAAIKALEQWCKIHCEGYRDVAITNMTTSFRNGLAFCALIHKYRPDLIDYDSLKKEDVFENNRLAFQVAEEMLGIPALLDAEDMVALRIPDRLSILTYVSQYYNYFHRRPPMGGVKRPAEGSKEEPSERKKNLPVVAKTFVSKSATENRSPSSLNAQTSPKLARTNAQKPVLAENSNKNGTLSSKCAACKSHVHLVQRHFVEGKLYHRSCFKCSECSSVLHAGSYKPGKNPDTFICNTHQNSCKASSSDSGIKNSSAGRLNSASQTQPASRPSSSVLSAPLNVTVKPVTPSPPSPSWTASAQKTQSARQRFFQSAAPPAPSNRKPTEHSSVLGRPKVPLSSDEEKNTARTNIGMKLGQANCNNNNKRLFSIRPAERRFGHEPTIADSSSLRNDNCSQDPAGNQAGQPSTSQTNNKEFPRLKAVNKDSTRPTTVHTTAADPIQERQPKPKPLNIQLALKDSQTEVCTKQHEPMFMFQASSNVSISTTRPPSAPTPAQPAVSIALFDPSQFREVSPQKPQHGSGNRGLKHENHSPVKSPPRLPAEESISSSTTAPVDHGNPSRAKKGKYLSPTNASRTEMRSPSVKSYHIPAQQIERELNDIEMNLAQLEKEGVELEKKLRSCEEEGDGDVMMDPLMVDWFNLIQKKQMYVRKESELVYIARTQELEQQQPGVEGELRRLLEKPDHLKSREEQQQEKKLMRRLMEIVDGRNAIVQVLDEDRLREVEEDQQLNEMMKNLGVKRGKSKRKSSVSKLFRRRSKRQVE, from the exons ATGGCTGCCATCAAGGCTCTGGAGCAGTGGTGTAAAATCCACTGTGAGGGCTACAGAGATGTGGCCATCACCAACATGACTACTTCTTTTAGGAACGGACTAGCTTTCTGTGCGCTCATACACAAGTACAGACCGGATCTCAT agacTATGACTCACTCAAAAAGGAGGATGTGTTTGAGAACAACAGACTG GCTTTTCAGGTGGCCGAGGAAATGTTGGGGATCCCAGCTTTGTTAGACGCGGAGGACATGGTTGCTTTAAGGATCCCAGACCGGCTGAGCATTCTCACCTACGTCTCCCAGTACTACAACTACTTTCATAGACGGCCTCCCA TGGGAGGTGTAAAGAGGCCAGCAGAGGGCTCCAAGGAGGAGccatcagaaagaaagaagaatctCCCGGTTGTTGCCAAAACCTTTGTGTCTAAATCAGCCACCGAGAATCGCTCACCTTCCTCTCTTAATGCTCAGACATCTCCCAAGTTGGCACGAACAAATGCTCAG aagCCGGTTCTTGCAGAAAATAGCAACAAAAATGGCACTCTCAGCAGCAAATGTGCTGCATGCAAGAGTCACGTTCATCTGGTTCAGAGGCACTTTGTGGAAGGCAAGCTCTACCACAGAAGCTGTTTCAA GTGCAGTGAATGCTCGAGTGTGCTTCATGCAGGATCCTACAAACCTGGGAAGAATCCAGACACTTTCATCTGTAACACCCACCAGAACAGTTGCAAAGCTTCCTCCTCCGATTCCGGGATCAAAAATAGTTCAGCTGGGCGATTAAATAGTGCCAGCCAGACCCAGCCTGCATCACGCCCCTCTTCCTCTGTGCTGTCAGCCCCGCTTAATGTCACAGTGAAGCCGGTCACTCCTTCCCCACCTTCCCCGTCTTGGACAGCCTCGGCCCAGAAGACTCAGTCGGCCAGGCAAAGGTTCTTCCAGTCTGCAGCGCCGCCAGCACCAAGTAACAGGAAGCCCACAGAGCACTCAAGTGTTTTAGGAAGGCCAAAAGTCCCTCTGAGTTCTGATGAGGAGAAGAACACAGCCAGGACGAACATTGGGATGAAATTGGGACAAGcaaactgcaacaacaacaacaaacgcTTGTTCAGCATCCGACCAGCAGAGAGACG gtttggaCATGAGCCAACTATTGCTGACAGCTCCAGTTTGAGAAACGATAACTGCAGCCAAGACCCAGCAGGAAACCAGGCAGGACAGCCCTCCACCAGCCAGACAAACAATAAGGAATTTCCACGTCTGAAGGCCGTCAACAAAGACAGCACAAGGCCAACAACTGTACACACAACAGCTGCAG ATCCAATCCAGGAGAGGCAACCAAAGCCTAAACCTTTGAACATCCAACTAGCGCTAAA AGATTCTCAAACAGAAGTGTGTACCAAGCAACATGAGCCGATGTTCATGTTCCAGGCTTCCTCTAATGTCTCCATCAGTACAACAAGGCCTCCCTCGGCTCCAACACCTGCACAACCAGCAGTTAGCATTGCTCTGTTTGATCCTTCACAGTTTAGAGAAGTATCACCTCAGAAACCTCAGCATGGATCTGGAAACCGAG GTCTGAAACATGAGAATCACTCGCCTGTGAAATCCCCACCCAGACTGCCAGCTGAGGAATCCATCAGCTCTTCGACGACCGCTCCAGTCGATCACGGAAATCCATCAC GCGCTAAAAAGGGAAAGTATTTGTCACCCACCAACGCCTCCAGGACTGAAATGAGGTCACCCTCT GTGAAGTCTTATCATATTCCAGCGCAGCAGATTGAGAGAGAGCTGAACGATATTGAGATGAACTTGGCTCAGTTGGAGAAGGAGGGAGTGGAGCTGGAAAAGAAACTCCGCAGCTGTGAGGAAG AGGGCGATGGAGACGTAATGATGGACCCTCTGATGGTTGACTGGTTCAATCTCATCCAAAAAAAGCAGATGTATGTTAGAAAGGAGTCAGAGCTTGTTTACAT CGCCAGGACTCAGGAGctagagcagcagcagccaggtgTGGAGGGGGAACTCCGCAGGCTGCTGGAGAAGCCAG ATCATTTAAAGTCCAGAGAGGAGCAACAGCAAGAGAAGAAGTTAATGCGAAGACTGATGGAGATTGTGGATGGCAGAAATGCGATTGTACAGGTTCTTGATGAAGACAGGCTAAG GGAAGTGGAGGAGGATCAGCAGTtgaatgaaatgatgaaaaatcTTG GAGTAAAAAGAGGCAAAAGTAAGAGGAAATCCTCGGTCTCCAAACTGTTCAGACGAAGAAGTAAAAGACAAGTGGAATGA